The following DNA comes from Candidatus Aegiribacteria sp..
CCCTGACAACAGATACCTTATCAATGCTTTCCTCAGAAAGGAATCATGCTCAATTGTGGAAGCAATAAATGGAAGTATTGCCGTTGAACTGTTTCCAACAGAAAAATGGGATATTATCTTAATGGATATGCAAATGCCCGTTATGGACGGGTATCAGGCAACCAGGAAAATCAGGGAGATCGAAAATGAAAAAGGAATCAGGCATACACCCATTGTAGCTCTCACCGCTCATTCCATTAATACAGAGGTGAAAAAATGCCTTGATGCTGGATGTGATGTGCATTTGGCGAAGCCTGTCAGTAAAGCCGATCTTATGAATTTAATTAAAAATATTACTTCATTCTCCTCCGGTTCGGAGGAGATTAGCAGCAAAGAGAGAATTGAGATATATGCCGATCCTGATCTGATGCCTCTTATTCCAGGATATATTGAACACAGACAAGAGGATATCAGTAAGATTAAAGATTTGCTTGAGAACAACTCTTACAGAGATATCGAAAGATGCGGGCACAGCATGAAAGGTTCAGGAGCAGGATATGGTTTTGACAGGATTACTGAAATAGGAGCTTTCATTGAAATTGCCGGAAGAGAAGAGAACAAAGACCAGATACAAGAGGGAATCAACCAGTTGAAGGATTACCTTGAGAAAATTGACATTGTTGAAGGCGAATGATCCGGTAAACTAACAGTTAGCCAGATGAATCTTCCAGAATAATCAAAGCAGCGGACGCAAGATCTTCAGTCACTCTCCATGGAAATGGTTGATTTTCCTTCTCTATCAGCTCAAGCTGATTTGAACCCCTGCCTGTGAGAACAAGAATCGTCTTCAGACCTGCTCTTCTTCCCATTTCCATATCAGAGGATGCGTCACCACATCCGATTCAAGGCAGTCCTTCAATGATCGAACGAAAATCAGCACAATTCCTGTAAATCACGCCGTCTCTGTCAAAGAAAACGGGTTGTTTATGCGTCATCTGTACGAATGCCGAGCATGAAAGTTTTTAAATCTCTTCGGACAAAACAATGAGTAGCTTTATCTTGATCATCACATACAATACCAACAATTTTATCGGATTTTATCATCATTTTCAAACTATCGCTTATATGATCATTCATTGTAAATTCTTCAAAGAATCCATGCAGTTTACTTAACTTAGATTTCGTACTATCAGTAACATTTTCAATATCCTTTAATAATTCGGAGATATTTTTATCCCCATTATCATCCTTATTCTTGTAGAATCGCCAGAGAGCCTCAATATGAATAACATCTTTCATCTTACTATCTTCCAGAACTGGAATAAACCAATAATCCACATTTTTATTTAGTTCCCTTACTACTTCTGAAATTTTTGAATCCATAGTAAACTTAAAAACGGGATCTAGTGGAGTTGGTTTAATATCTTCAATAGTGGCATTATCAGCATGAAATTTTGATGTATCTCCTTGGAATTCTAGTGCAAGGGCATCCTGAGTAGATTTGCTACTGAGTTTCAAATTTTCTTTTCCGAAATAATAGGCGGCTCCAGCTCCAATCCAGGCTCCGAAAGTACCCAGAAGTGCTGGTAGTACCCATTTGTAATATTCTATAAAATCACTGCTGTTTGATTCATTTCTTATAATAAATGGCAGAACAATTAATAACAGCAATAAGATAGTTAAAGACGATAACATCCAAAGTACGAGTCGAAATTCAGCAGGTCTATCAGTATTATCTATTTTTTCAGAATCCTTATTATTGTCATTACTTTGAGCATTTTGTTCTTTAGCATTCATTTCCTCTCCTTAAACTCTTAACTGATAGATGATTATGAAACAATTCTTCGCCTGATACCTTGTATCAAGGAGTTATGACACTACTCATAATTCCTAAAAGAAAGAATTCACAAATAAAATCTACCTGTATTCTAAAAATAAAGCAATACCTTGACTATTCTTTTTACTGTATATGTCAACATAAGACTCAACTATATCCTGAAAAATCCTTTCAGGCTACACTAAAGAAACCCGGAATTTCATGTTCGTGGGATGCGAAAGCGTCTCTTTTATGATGTTTTGTTTTTTTACTGAGAAGATATACGGAAAGGACTTCTCTGTTCAGTTTTTATATTCGGGTAAAGGGAAGACTTAACCCGAATCTTCCAGAATAATCAAAGCAGCGGACGCAAGATCTTCAGTCACTCTCCATGGAAATGGTTGATTTTCCTTCTCTATCAGCTCAAGCTGATTTGAACCCCTGCCTGTGAGAACAAGAATCGTCTTCAGACCTGCTCTTCTTCCCATTTCCATATCAGAGGATGCGTCACCAACAAGATAGCCTCCGGGGGGAAGATTATGTTCTTCTCGCGCAGTATCCAGCATACCGGTTTTCGGTTTTCTGCAACCGCACTCATCATCAGGATGGTGAGGGCAGTAATAAAGACCGTCAATTCTCCCTCCGGATTTATCTACAAGTTTAACAAGATGCTTATGTATCTCAATTACATCCGATTCAAGACAGTACTTCCGTGATATCGCTGACTGATTTGTAACGACTATGACCGGATGCCCGGCGTTACTCAGATTCGTTATTGCCTCAATAGAGCCAGGGAGTGGGAACCAGTCCCGCAATGATCGAATGTAATCAGCACTATCTCTGTTAATCACGCCATCTCTGTCAAGGAATACCGGTAATTTACGCATCATTGCGATGTCAATTTCCTTCGGTGGTACTTCACAAGGTCATCGAGACCATCCTCAAACCGGATTTCAGGTTTCCATCCAAGGATGTCTCCTGCCCTTGTGCTGTCCAGGGCAATCTGGAGAATTTCCTCAGGCAGGGGGGGGCCGAATACGGGTTCAAGATCAGTTCCTGTATAGTCACGAATAATACGATCAAGCTCAAGAACAGATCTTCCGACACCCCAGCCAATGTTAAAAATCTCTCCTGCGATATCGGTTCTTGACAGATCCATAGCCATTTCGTTTGCCCTTGCTATATCAGCGACATGGACATAATCCCTCAGTTGTAATCCGTCACCATTGATAGAAGGAGGATTATCTGTGAGATATGCAAGAGTAAAGATGGCTGTTACACCTGCTTCTCCGTACGGATTCTGTCTGGGACCGTAAACATTCGGATATCTGAGAATCACATAATCCAGCCCGTAAAGGAATCTGTAAAGGAAAAGGTAATGTTCTACAGTATGCTTGCTGATTCCATAGTGACATATGGGATTAACCGGATGTGTTTCCGGTACGGGAAGTTGCTGAGGTTCTCCGTATACAGCTCCTCCGGTGGAGGCGTAAACAACTCTTCGAACTCCCCCTGTTCTTGAGGCTTCAAGAATATTGAGAGAACCTTTAATATTAACATCAGCGTCAAAAACAGGTTCCCTGACAGATCTTCTTACATCCATCTGAGCTGCGTGATGACAGAGGATATCGAATCCCCCGAGAGAGATGAGATCGAAAGCGTCTTTACTTCTTATATCGAGTTCGTGGAATACCGCATCTCGATTAATATTTTCGATAAATCCTGTGGATAGATCATCCAGTATATGAACTTCATGTTTCTTTTCAATGAGAAAATCCGCTACATTAGAAGCTATGAAACCGGCTCCACCTGTTATAAGTATTTTCATTATGCCTCCGAAATCCTGCCAGGGTATGAAATATAGCCTGCCGGATATGGAAAGTAATCGTATATTAGCATTCAACGACCGTCCGGATAAACTACAAGCCGGAAAGGATCGGTCAAGACCCCTTTTCGGATAAAAAACTGCAGGAGGTGAAAAATGAAAATAGTACTTTTATCGGGGGGAAGATCAGCAGAGCGGGATATATCCTTGCAGTCCGCGTCGTTCGTCAGCTCCATTCTTGAGCAATCAGGACACAGAATCATTTCTGTTGAGATAAGTGAAAATGGTCAATGGTATCTTGACAGATCAGCTATTACACTCAATGCAGGACATCCTGTATGGAAACTGTTCATTGATGAAACAGAAATAGATTTTGATCTTGTATTTCCTGTACTCCACGGTCCATGGGGAGAAGATGGCTCAATTCAGGGATTATGTGAGATTGCCGGCTGGCCCTATACCGGAGCCTCTGTCATGACATCATCTCTTGCAATGAATAAAGTCACCACTAAAAGACTCGTTTCATCCGAAGGAATTCCGGTTATTCCCTGGAAGAGTTTTTCGCAGTATTCGCCTCCTTCTCTGAGCGAACTCGAGTTGCTTCAATATCCATTATTTGTCAAACCGGCAAGAATGGGTTCAAGTGTTGGAATATCAAAAGTTGATTCTCCTGTGCAGCTTCGGGATGCCCTGGAACTTGCCTTTAAATATGACAGTCTTATCCTGATCGAAAACGGCCTTGCGAATGTAAGGGAAATCGAAGTTGCTCTCCTGTGTGAATCCGGAACTGTTTCATCTTCAGTTCCCGGTGAGATAATACCGGGTCTGGAGTGGTATGATTATACGGCAAAATATGATTGTGATGATTCGAAGCTTATTATTCCTGCGCCATTATCCGATAGGATGTCAGGTCGAATCAGAGCAGCGGCCGAGAAAGTCTTCTCTTTACTTGAATGCAGCGGCTTCGCCAGAGCGGATTTCCTTCTGACTCCGACTGATGAGGTCTATTTCAATGAGATAAATACAATTCCGGGTTTTACGGAAATCAGCATGTTTTCAAAACTCTGGGAAGCTTCCGGGAAATCATCATCCGAGATAATGGATCGAATTCTTGCGGAAGCAATGAGAAAATACTCAAAGCCTTAGCCGGGGGTTTTATTACATTGACCAGGATAAAAGTTGATCTGAGAAGTGATACTGTCAGTACTCCTTCACACGCCATGAGAAACGCGATGTCCAGAGCTGAGGTCGGTGATGATGTCTTTGGGGAAGATCCAAGCATAAATCATCTGGAAGACACTGTTGCCGGAATGGCAGGTTTTGACAGAGCGGTTTTCATGCCTACTGGTACGATGTCAAACGGAGTGGCGATTCGTGCTCTGACATCTGCCGGAGATGAAGTAATATGTGGTTCAAGAAGCCATGCATACCTGTATGAGGGAGCCCAGTATGCAATGCTCGGCGGACTTCAGATGCACAGAATAGATGAAAACGAAAGCGGCTGTATTCCACCGGATGCCCTCAGAAAAGCATTAGACAGAGAAAAAGACCAGCATTTTGCTCCGAGAACGCTGGTTACTCTCGAAAATACACATAATGTAATGGGTGGTCTCATACTGCCACAGACGATGATAAAAGAAATCCAGTCCATAGCATCTTTGAATAAAGCATCCGCCTACCTTGATGGGGCGCGACTCTGGCACGTCATTGCTGCATCAGGGCAATCACTGACTAAACTCGTTTCCGGTTTTCGTATGGTCTCAATGTGCTTTTCTAAAGGCCTCGGATGTCCTGTTGGGTCTGTTCTTCTCTGTTCTTCAGAAGATGAAGAACGTGTCAGATTCCTCAGGAAGCAGCATGGAGGCGGTATGCGTCAGGCCGGGATACTTGCCGCGGCAGGTATTTATGCTCTGGAGCATAACCTTCCGGTATTATCAAGAACTCATCATTATGCGGCAAAACTGGCACAGGGAATCAGAAAATCTCCTGTACTCAAACTTCAACAGAAGAAAGTGGACACGAATATCGTTATAGCAACAACACCCGAGGGAAAAGCGGTGACTGTCGCTGCATCTCTTGCTGCGCTCGAGATCGGCTGCCTTGCGCTGTCACCGTCAACGGTAAGATTTGTTACTCACCTCTCACTGTCTGAGCGGTCTGTAAAATATGCGGCGGATGTTCTTTCCGCTTTTGGAGGATAAAATGATAACTGGTGTTATCGGAACAGGGCATCTGGGTTTTCACCATGCAAGAATACTCGGTGAGATCACTGGCAGAACTGTTCCTATATTCGATACGGACACTGAACGCATGAGGGAACTGGCTTCCAGAATTGATGTCCGACCGATGAGACGAATTGATTCTCTTCTTGAAGAATGCGATTCAGTTGTTGTCGCATGTACTACTTCGGGGCATTATGGAGTGGTTATGAAAGCTCTCAGAACAGGATTGAACGTTCTTGTAGAAAAACCTATCGCAGCGAATCCTGAAGAAGGACGTGAAATGGTAGAGCTGGCAGAAGAAACGGATCTGATTCTAGCGGTTGGTCATGTGGAGCGCTTTAATCCGGCTATACTTGCCGCGGCAGAGTTTATAGATACACCACTTTTTGTAGAAGGGCACAGAATGGCGCCTTTCAACCCCAGGGGAACCGATGTCTCGGTTGTAATGGATCTAATGATTCACGACATCGATCTGGTTCTTTCGTTCGTACGATCTCCGGTTACTTCAGTTCAGGCATCAGGTGTGCCTGTTCTCAGTAATAATGTGGATATTGCCAGCGCAAGAATTCAGTTTGAGAATGGCTGTGTTGCTAATATGACCGCAAGCCGAATTTCTAGAGAACAGATACGAAAACTGAGGTTCTTCCAGCATAAGAGTTATGTATCCGTTGATTTCGCATCAAGAGAAGTTGAGGCTTTCCGTGTCTCATCCGGGAATATCGAACCTCTTTCAATAGTTGTTGAGGAAGGTGATGCTCTTACCGCTGAACTCAATGATTTTCTGAAAGCATGTAATACAGGCTGTTCTCCGACTGTTTCGGGGAAAGACGGTCTTATCGCTCTCCGATCTGCAAAGATAATCTCGAACAAGATACAGATAGCGACAGAAGAAATTTTGAAGGATCTGACTGGAGTATGAATCTTGTTATCTCAGCCGGTGACCCATCCGGTGATATTCGTGCTGGAGAGCTTTTCAGGAAGCTTTCAGCATTAGTTCCGGTTGAAGCTTCAGGACTGGGAGGCAGTAATCTTTCAGATGCCGGTGTAGATGTATTATTCAATCTCGAAGATTACTCCGTTATGGGCTTTGCGGAAGTGATCTCCTCTCTGAACAGATTTCGCAATCTGAGAAATGAAATGAAATCACTTATCATCTCTGAAAACCCGGATGCGGTTCTTCTGGTTGACTATCCAGGCTTCAATATACCACTGGCTCAATGGGCAAAGAAAAAGGGTTTCAAAGTTATCTATTATATCTCTCCGCAGTTATGGGCATGGGGCAAAGGGAGAGTAAAGAAAATTCGAAACAGCGTTGATCTCATGATAACTCTCTTCGAATTCGAGGTGGAATTCTACAATCAGCATGGAGTCAGAGCTGTATGCGCCGGACATCCGCTGGTAGATGCGATTCCAGAGCCCTCTAATTCAAAGCCTGAGGGAGATCTGGCTTTACTTCCAGGAAGCCGGGAACAGGAAGTTGCCGGTCTTCTCGATCCGATGCTCGATGCATACTCAATTCTTCGAAGCAGGGGTATCGTCCGAAAAGCTTCTGTAGCTATGACAGAATCTGTCCCATCAAGACTATATGATCGCGCCTTCAATACTGAAGGAGTAACACCGGTCAATTCAATAAGAGCTTCGCTTCAAAACGCGTCTGCTGCCGTTGTATGTTCTGGAACTGCCACACTTGAGACAGCACTCTGGGGAATTCCATTCATCATTACATACAGAACTTCGCGATTGACATATCTGCTCGCTAAGGTGCTGGTACGAGGGGTGGATAGAATTGGCATGGCTAACATAGTCTCCGGCAAAGACGTAGCACCTGAACTCATACAGAATAATGTTACAGCGTTCAACATCGCAGAGCGAATAATTCCTCTGCTGTCTGAAACGGGAACAAGAAAGAAATCACTATCGGATATTAAATACGTTCGCAAAGCCCTTGGTGATAACGGTGCAGCGGAAAGAGCAGCAAGGCTCCTTTACAATGAAATCAAACATGAAAACCCCTGATCTATTCAAGCTCTCACGAATAGCTGGACGCATTTTCATGAGGTTGATAGGCAGTTCATGGCGGGTAATTTACGTCTCACAGCAAGGTTTAAGGGCAGGGCATACTCGGGGGAGACCCGCGGTTTTCGCATTCTGGCACGGAAGACAGCTTCCATTTATTCATACGCATCGGAATGAGGGCGTTACTGTTCTCGTAAGTCAGAACAGGGATGGACAGTATGCAGCTAATGTTCTTCATTCAATGGGTTTTTCAACAGTTCGGGGTTCCAGCAGCAGGGGAGGCATAAGAGCAATCGGTGTAATTGCCGGTAAACTTGGAAGCGGGATGGACTGCGCAATTACAACGGATGGACCGAGAGGTCCCGCTGAGCAAGTGAAGAAGGGGATTGCTCATATATCCAGGCTTGGAAGTAAACCTGTTGTTTCAATGGGATCATCAGCCTGGCCTTCGCTGCGTTTCTCCTCCTGGGACAAATTTCTGTTTCCACTGCCATTTGCCAGAGTGAGCGTGGTTGAGGGAAGACCATTTCCACCAATGAAAAGGGAAGATGATCCGGATACATGGCTGGACAGAATAGAAAGGGAAATTTCAAGAGTCACTCACATAGCTGATCTTCTTACATCACCATCCGCTCGATTTTTCAGGTTAATTCTGAAATCCGCTGGATATATTCTTCACGCTCCTGCAATACTGGCGATGCAATTCAGATCGTCAAGAGAAAGAAAGGAAAGACAGGGTTTCGTTCCGGAAATGAACAGTAATCCGGTCTGGCTTCATGGATCATCTCTTGGTGAGTTGAACGGACTTCTTCCTTTTGTATCGTATCTTGAAAAAAGAAAAATACCTGTCTGGGTAACCTGTTTCACTCCCTCTGGACGGATATTTCTGGATAGAATGAACCTACCGGGAAGTTTCAGTCCTCTTGATACACCAATATTTACGCAGCGTTTCATTAAGCGAATGAAACCGAGAGCACTAATAATTACCGAGACTGAAATCTGGCCAAACACTATCCTTGAAGCATTGGAATCCTGTATTCCATGTATGATTGTCAACGGCAGGCTCTCAGAACGTAGCCTTAGAGGTTATCGGATATTCAAACCATTGCTCAGAAGAATGCTTCTATGTTTTTCAGGTATTCTTGCGCGAAGCATGAAAGATGCAGATAGCTTCAAGTTACTTGGCGCAAATCCAGACACCATAACCGTAACCGGCGATTCCAAGTCCTGCTCCGATCACGGTGATCCGCCGGGGGAATGGCATGAGATGCTGCAGACCGATCTACCGGTTCTGGTTGCCGGTTCAACAAGAAAAGGAGAGGAAGAAACCATACTCAAAGCCTCTCGTGAAGCAGGATATTTCCCTGTTCTGGCACCAAGACATCTTGATCGGGTAGATGAAGTACTGGATATCATGAAAAATCATGGTTTCTCGCCTGTTGAATGGAGTAAAATTGCAGATTCAGAAGATAGAGGTAATCATGACAGTGTTCTACTCGATCTGCATGGCGTACTCGCGCGAATGTACGGAGTGGGCAATGTCGCTTTTGTGGGAGGAACGCTTGTGCCTGTTGGCGGACATAACGTGCTCGAACCTCTCATGAGGGGAGTCCCTGTTACTGTTGGTCCACATTACGAAAGTTTCAGGAATATCATCGATAAAATATCCACATCACAAGTTGGCTATATCATCTCAACACATGAAGAGTTAGCTGATGTACTTAAGAAACTGAAAAACGATTTGCCAGGGAAAGATTTGGTGAGAGATACAGTAGAGAAAATTCGGAATGTGGTATATGATCAGTTTGGATTACTCCTTTTCAGATCAGGGGTTATCAGTCACCTGGAGAATATTAAATGAGAAGACCTGACAGAGTTTTCAGAAAAATAGCATCTCGCGAGGGGTATTATGCCTGGCTCGGGTGGGTATTGATGCCATTAGGATGGCTATACGGTTCAATTGCAGCCCTTCGAAGAATGTGGTTCGAATCAGGCAGGAAACAGCTCAGATTACCGGTTCCTGTGATAAGTGTCGGAAATATCGAGGTTGGCGGAACTGGTAAGACCTCTGTTACGATCTGGCTTGCAAGAAGAATAGCAGGGATGGGTTATTCTGTAGCGGTAATTGCGCGGAATTTCGGAGAAAGGGAATCCGCCTGCAGAGTCAGACTGGACAATGATGATGTCAGGAAAGAATTTACAGACGAAGTCCTGCTCCTTGCTGAGAGCCTTCTGGGAAAAGCCAGAGTGTATGCCGGCAGGTCAAAAACCGAAGCTTCTATTAGAGCATATAGAGAGGAGAATCCGGATATCATCATAGTTGATGACGGATTTCAGCACCTTAAACTGCACAGGGACATAGAACTCATTGTACTTGATTTCTCAAATCCGTTTGGTCAGGGTGGAATTCTTCCTTCTGGAACACTCAGAGAATTTCCATCATTCATATCAAGAGCGGATCATATATGGATAAATCGGATTGCGTCCGGAATGTCAGCTGAGTGGATAAAGCGCAGAGTTTCAGATTACAACTGGAAAGCTTCTGTCCAGTTCAGCAGAATTCAGCCGACAGGCGTCAGGCTTGCTTCCGGCAGGAGATTGCCACGTATTCCTGAAGATCCGGTTCTTGCGTTCTGCGGAATTGGAAAACCTGAAAGCTTCCGGAACTCTCTTGAAGAAGCCGGTTTTACTATCAGGAAACTTGTGGCTTTTCCTGACCATCATATTTATTCGGAAGAGGACATAGAACAGCTGAAGGAAATAATGCTTAAAAAGCAGGCAGCAGCATTGATAACCACAGAGAAGGATGCAGTAAAACTGAGCGGTATTGCTGATACTGATGACATAATGGTTCAAACAATGAACCTTGAGGTCGAGGGAGATATACCTGAACTTCTTGATGAAATTCAGAACACGATTATAAAGTTTCGAGAACTTCGAAAAAGATAGGATAATGCATTTGACCGGTACTATAAGAACAGATGTGCTCA
Coding sequences within:
- a CDS encoding Gfo/Idh/MocA family oxidoreductase; translation: MITGVIGTGHLGFHHARILGEITGRTVPIFDTDTERMRELASRIDVRPMRRIDSLLEECDSVVVACTTSGHYGVVMKALRTGLNVLVEKPIAANPEEGREMVELAEETDLILAVGHVERFNPAILAAAEFIDTPLFVEGHRMAPFNPRGTDVSVVMDLMIHDIDLVLSFVRSPVTSVQASGVPVLSNNVDIASARIQFENGCVANMTASRISREQIRKLRFFQHKSYVSVDFASREVEAFRVSSGNIEPLSIVVEEGDALTAELNDFLKACNTGCSPTVSGKDGLIALRSAKIISNKIQIATEEILKDLTGV
- the lpxB gene encoding lipid-A-disaccharide synthase; the encoded protein is MNLVISAGDPSGDIRAGELFRKLSALVPVEASGLGGSNLSDAGVDVLFNLEDYSVMGFAEVISSLNRFRNLRNEMKSLIISENPDAVLLVDYPGFNIPLAQWAKKKGFKVIYYISPQLWAWGKGRVKKIRNSVDLMITLFEFEVEFYNQHGVRAVCAGHPLVDAIPEPSNSKPEGDLALLPGSREQEVAGLLDPMLDAYSILRSRGIVRKASVAMTESVPSRLYDRAFNTEGVTPVNSIRASLQNASAAVVCSGTATLETALWGIPFIITYRTSRLTYLLAKVLVRGVDRIGMANIVSGKDVAPELIQNNVTAFNIAERIIPLLSETGTRKKSLSDIKYVRKALGDNGAAERAARLLYNEIKHENP
- a CDS encoding low specificity L-threonine aldolase codes for the protein MTRIKVDLRSDTVSTPSHAMRNAMSRAEVGDDVFGEDPSINHLEDTVAGMAGFDRAVFMPTGTMSNGVAIRALTSAGDEVICGSRSHAYLYEGAQYAMLGGLQMHRIDENESGCIPPDALRKALDREKDQHFAPRTLVTLENTHNVMGGLILPQTMIKEIQSIASLNKASAYLDGARLWHVIAASGQSLTKLVSGFRMVSMCFSKGLGCPVGSVLLCSSEDEERVRFLRKQHGGGMRQAGILAAAGIYALEHNLPVLSRTHHYAAKLAQGIRKSPVLKLQQKKVDTNIVIATTPEGKAVTVAASLAALEIGCLALSPSTVRFVTHLSLSERSVKYAADVLSAFGG
- a CDS encoding HAD-IIIA family hydrolase, whose product is MMRKLPVFLDRDGVINRDSADYIRSLRDWFPLPGSIEAITNLSNAGHPVIVVTNQSAISRKYCLESDVIEIHKHLVKLVDKSGGRIDGLYYCPHHPDDECGCRKPKTGMLDTAREEHNLPPGGYLVGDASSDMEMGRRAGLKTILVLTGRGSNQLELIEKENQPFPWRVTEDLASAALIILEDSG
- a CDS encoding NAD-dependent epimerase/dehydratase family protein, which encodes MKILITGGAGFIASNVADFLIEKKHEVHILDDLSTGFIENINRDAVFHELDIRSKDAFDLISLGGFDILCHHAAQMDVRRSVREPVFDADVNIKGSLNILEASRTGGVRRVVYASTGGAVYGEPQQLPVPETHPVNPICHYGISKHTVEHYLFLYRFLYGLDYVILRYPNVYGPRQNPYGEAGVTAIFTLAYLTDNPPSINGDGLQLRDYVHVADIARANEMAMDLSRTDIAGEIFNIGWGVGRSVLELDRIIRDYTGTDLEPVFGPPLPEEILQIALDSTRAGDILGWKPEIRFEDGLDDLVKYHRRKLTSQ
- a CDS encoding D-alanine--D-alanine ligase, translated to MKIVLLSGGRSAERDISLQSASFVSSILEQSGHRIISVEISENGQWYLDRSAITLNAGHPVWKLFIDETEIDFDLVFPVLHGPWGEDGSIQGLCEIAGWPYTGASVMTSSLAMNKVTTKRLVSSEGIPVIPWKSFSQYSPPSLSELELLQYPLFVKPARMGSSVGISKVDSPVQLRDALELAFKYDSLILIENGLANVREIEVALLCESGTVSSSVPGEIIPGLEWYDYTAKYDCDDSKLIIPAPLSDRMSGRIRAAAEKVFSLLECSGFARADFLLTPTDEVYFNEINTIPGFTEISMFSKLWEASGKSSSEIMDRILAEAMRKYSKP
- the lpxK gene encoding tetraacyldisaccharide 4'-kinase, translated to MRRPDRVFRKIASREGYYAWLGWVLMPLGWLYGSIAALRRMWFESGRKQLRLPVPVISVGNIEVGGTGKTSVTIWLARRIAGMGYSVAVIARNFGERESACRVRLDNDDVRKEFTDEVLLLAESLLGKARVYAGRSKTEASIRAYREENPDIIIVDDGFQHLKLHRDIELIVLDFSNPFGQGGILPSGTLREFPSFISRADHIWINRIASGMSAEWIKRRVSDYNWKASVQFSRIQPTGVRLASGRRLPRIPEDPVLAFCGIGKPESFRNSLEEAGFTIRKLVAFPDHHIYSEEDIEQLKEIMLKKQAAALITTEKDAVKLSGIADTDDIMVQTMNLEVEGDIPELLDEIQNTIIKFRELRKR
- a CDS encoding DUF374 domain-containing protein, with protein sequence MKSNMKTPDLFKLSRIAGRIFMRLIGSSWRVIYVSQQGLRAGHTRGRPAVFAFWHGRQLPFIHTHRNEGVTVLVSQNRDGQYAANVLHSMGFSTVRGSSSRGGIRAIGVIAGKLGSGMDCAITTDGPRGPAEQVKKGIAHISRLGSKPVVSMGSSAWPSLRFSSWDKFLFPLPFARVSVVEGRPFPPMKREDDPDTWLDRIEREISRVTHIADLLTSPSARFFRLILKSAGYILHAPAILAMQFRSSRERKERQGFVPEMNSNPVWLHGSSLGELNGLLPFVSYLEKRKIPVWVTCFTPSGRIFLDRMNLPGSFSPLDTPIFTQRFIKRMKPRALIITETEIWPNTILEALESCIPCMIVNGRLSERSLRGYRIFKPLLRRMLLCFSGILARSMKDADSFKLLGANPDTITVTGDSKSCSDHGDPPGEWHEMLQTDLPVLVAGSTRKGEEETILKASREAGYFPVLAPRHLDRVDEVLDIMKNHGFSPVEWSKIADSEDRGNHDSVLLDLHGVLARMYGVGNVAFVGGTLVPVGGHNVLEPLMRGVPVTVGPHYESFRNIIDKISTSQVGYIISTHEELADVLKKLKNDLPGKDLVRDTVEKIRNVVYDQFGLLLFRSGVISHLENIK